One window from the genome of Nicotiana tomentosiformis chromosome 5, ASM39032v3, whole genome shotgun sequence encodes:
- the LOC104107620 gene encoding uncharacterized protein, protein MLFFSYHKLFKVPTNPHSLYFNSIFLTPTHPIQLPHPLKTLKKISIFSLIMKKLYRKGTVHPTPPLVSDHLSFLPAAILTLAAALSQEDKEVLAYLISCSPGSGNFPGDVSTNRRNIHKLKTPNSASETAVSGAKSCSSAVSGGGGGGRAERVLSGEFSGNRRNTHKLKTPNSATETSGGGTKGGAAMSGGVSGGADHPASFNCDCFSCYMSYWAKWDLSPNRQLIHEILDAYEEGLQSKKEKSKKERRNKNKGYSSNSSGSVELKKTSSESNLNINGSVPDGSGESDPVEETSGNHGGGDEDESGGEEGGEKGSVRKFVSFIGEKIWSVWT, encoded by the coding sequence ATGCTCTTTTTCTCTTACCATAAACTCTTCAAAGTCCCCACAAACCCTCATTCTCTTTACTTCAATTCAATCTTCCTTACACCCACCCACCCTATTCAACTACCCCACCCTCTCAAAACTCTCAAAAAAATCTCCATTTTTTCATTAATTATGAAGAAACTTTATAGAAAAGGCACAGTTCATCCAACTCCTCCTTTGGTTTCTgaccatctttcttttttaccAGCTGCTATTTTAACTCTTGCTGCTGCTTTATCTCAAGAAGATAAAGAAGTCTTAGCTTATCTCATTTCTTGTTCTCCCGGCTCCGGCAACTTCCCCGGCGACGTTTCCACCAATCGGAGAAACATCCACAAGCTAAAAACACCCAACTCAGCTTCTGAAACCGCAGTTTCTGGTGCAAAAAGTTGTAGCTCCGCCGTGAGCGGCGGAGGCGGCGGAGGAAGAGCTGAACGTGTACTTTCCGGCGAGTTTTCTGGAAATCGGAGAAACACCCACAAGTTGAAAACACCCAACTCAGCTACCGAAACATCCGGTGGTGGAACAAAAGGTGGCGCTGCCATGAGCGGCGGCGTTAGCGGCGGTGCTGACCATCCAGCTTCTTTTAACTGCGACTGTTTTAGCTGTTACATGAGTTATTGGGCGAAATGGGATTTATCACCTAACCGTCAACTTATTCATGAGATTCTTGATGCTTATGAAGAAGGTTTACaaagcaaaaaagaaaagagCAAAAAAGAAAGGAGAAATAAAAACAAAGGCTACAGCTCTAATAGTAGTGGTTCTGTTGAGCTAAAAAAGACATCATCTGAGTCAAATTTGAACATAAACGGGTCTGTTCCGGACGGGTCAGGGGAATCTGACCCGGTGGAGGAAACTTCCGGCAACCATGGCGGCGGCGATGAAGATGAAAGTGGTGGAGAAGAGGGAGGTGAAAAAGGTTCTGTTAGAAAGTTTGTGAGTTTTATTGGTGAAAAGATTTGGAGTGTTTGGacctga